A portion of the Segatella copri DSM 18205 genome contains these proteins:
- a CDS encoding DedA family protein — MNTAELFLWILDNLNYWVVALFMAIESSFIPFPSEVVVPPAAWKAMDPDSGMSFILVIVFATIGANIGALINYYLAKWVGRPIIYRFADSRIGHMCLIDRQKVEVAEEFFRKHGAASTIFGRLVPAVRQLISIPAGLAGMHVGKFLLYTTIGAGIWNTVLATIGWGIYQYTDYKTAQDVYQQALKYSHELGYIILALAVVIVAFLAYKGLKKK; from the coding sequence ATGAATACAGCAGAGCTTTTTCTTTGGATACTCGACAATTTAAATTACTGGGTAGTAGCCCTTTTCATGGCTATCGAGAGTTCATTCATCCCATTCCCATCAGAGGTGGTTGTTCCACCTGCAGCATGGAAAGCCATGGATCCTGATAGCGGAATGTCGTTTATCCTAGTCATCGTATTTGCCACCATTGGTGCCAATATCGGTGCACTTATCAACTATTATTTAGCTAAATGGGTAGGCCGTCCTATCATCTACCGTTTTGCCGACAGCCGCATCGGACATATGTGCCTGATAGACCGCCAAAAGGTAGAAGTTGCAGAAGAGTTTTTCCGCAAGCATGGAGCCGCATCCACTATTTTTGGGCGCCTGGTACCAGCTGTTCGCCAGTTAATCAGCATTCCAGCCGGTTTGGCAGGTATGCATGTAGGCAAATTCTTGCTCTATACCACAATCGGTGCTGGCATTTGGAATACTGTTTTAGCAACCATCGGTTGGGGTATTTACCAATATACAGACTATAAAACAGCTCAAGATGTATATCAGCAGGCATTAAAGTATAGTCATGAGCTCGGTTACATCATCTTGGCTCTTGCCGTTGTTATTGTAGCTTTCCTTGCATACAAGGGGCTCAAGAAGAAATAA
- a CDS encoding Rpn family recombination-promoting nuclease/putative transposase — MKQVEERYISLLTDFGFKRIFGTAMNKDLLICFLNSLFNGRQVVKDVSYLNPEHVGDVYTDRRAIFDVYCEGENGEKFIVEMQNAYQTYFKDRALFYSTFPIREQAPKGSEWDFRLNHVYTVALLNFSMNEDAFDKEKIRHHVQLCDTATHKVFYDKLEYIYVEISKFNKSLEELDTLYDKWLYALKNLYKLTQRPKELCDKVFDRLFEEAEIAKFTPQEMREYETSKMAYRDIKNSVDTAKREGIAEGMEKGMELGMAKGKQEGLAEGMEKGMNQKALEIAKNMLAMGLSAEQVAKATQLPLEIIKNLSNS; from the coding sequence ATGAAGCAGGTAGAAGAAAGATACATCAGCTTGCTGACCGACTTCGGTTTCAAGCGAATTTTTGGAACAGCAATGAACAAGGATTTGCTCATTTGCTTCCTCAACAGCTTGTTTAATGGCAGACAGGTTGTGAAGGACGTATCGTATCTGAACCCGGAGCACGTGGGAGATGTATATACCGACCGCAGAGCCATCTTTGATGTATATTGCGAGGGCGAAAACGGCGAGAAGTTCATCGTTGAAATGCAGAATGCCTACCAGACGTATTTCAAGGATCGCGCCCTTTTCTACTCAACCTTTCCTATCCGTGAACAGGCACCAAAGGGGAGTGAATGGGATTTCAGACTCAATCATGTCTATACCGTTGCCCTGCTCAACTTCAGCATGAACGAGGATGCTTTCGACAAGGAGAAAATCCGCCATCATGTGCAGTTGTGCGACACTGCTACCCACAAAGTATTTTACGACAAACTCGAATATATTTATGTAGAGATTTCCAAGTTCAACAAATCCCTGGAAGAACTGGATACGCTCTACGATAAGTGGCTCTATGCACTGAAGAACCTCTATAAGCTTACCCAGCGTCCTAAAGAGCTGTGCGACAAAGTTTTCGACCGCCTCTTCGAGGAAGCCGAGATAGCCAAGTTTACTCCGCAGGAAATGAGGGAGTACGAGACCAGCAAGATGGCATATCGCGATATCAAGAATTCCGTAGACACTGCTAAGCGTGAAGGTATAGCTGAAGGTATGGAAAAGGGAATGGAATTAGGTATGGCGAAAGGTAAGCAAGAAGGTCTTGCGGAAGGTATGGAAAAAGGTATGAACCAGAAAGCCCTGGAAATAGCTAAGAATATGCTGGCAATGGGACTTTCAGCCGAACAGGTTGCCAAGGCTACCCAGCTACCTTTAGAAATCATTAAGAATCTGAGCAATTCATAA